A single Bosea sp. PAMC 26642 DNA region contains:
- a CDS encoding ABC transporter ATP-binding protein yields the protein MSALLELDRVSKSFSRGGLFSTRRVEAVKEVSFALDADKPEIFTVIGESGSGKSTLARMILGIHAPSSGQVRLGGRDVATYERRAFMAEVQPIFQNPFEAFNPLKRLDRYLFMTAERFGGATGTSAVEGPVDEALRQVGLSLPEIKGRFPHELSGGQLQRVAIARALVAKPRLIVADEPVSMIDASLRMSIVNLFGRLRDELGLSIVYITHDLATAYYISDRLIIMQEGVVVEQGPARAVLSAPTHPYSRQLRDAVLTPDSAGAFRATHSRKAVKTPGATS from the coding sequence CGCGGCGGATTGTTCTCGACGCGGCGCGTAGAGGCTGTGAAGGAGGTGAGCTTCGCCCTCGATGCGGATAAGCCCGAGATCTTCACCGTGATCGGCGAGTCGGGCTCGGGGAAGTCGACCCTGGCGCGGATGATCCTCGGCATCCACGCGCCCAGCTCCGGCCAGGTCAGGCTCGGGGGACGCGACGTTGCGACCTATGAGCGGCGCGCCTTCATGGCCGAGGTCCAGCCGATCTTCCAGAACCCGTTCGAGGCGTTCAATCCGCTGAAACGGCTCGACCGCTATCTGTTCATGACGGCCGAGCGCTTCGGCGGCGCGACCGGCACAAGCGCAGTCGAGGGACCGGTCGATGAGGCGCTACGGCAGGTCGGACTGTCGCTCCCGGAAATAAAGGGCCGGTTTCCGCACGAACTCTCCGGCGGCCAGCTGCAGCGCGTCGCCATCGCCCGCGCGCTCGTCGCAAAGCCCAGGTTGATCGTCGCCGACGAGCCTGTCTCGATGATCGACGCATCGCTGCGCATGTCGATCGTCAACCTGTTCGGCCGGCTGCGCGACGAGCTCGGGCTGTCGATCGTATACATCACCCACGATCTCGCCACCGCCTACTACATTAGCGACCGGCTGATCATCATGCAGGAGGGCGTCGTGGTCGAGCAGGGACCGGCTCGCGCCGTGCTCTCGGCACCCACGCATCCCTATTCCCGCCAACTCCGCGACGCCGTGCTTACGCCCGACAGCGCCGGAGCCTTCCGAGCCACCCATTCACGCAAAGCGGTTAAAACCCCCGGAGCCACGTCATGA
- the arfA gene encoding arabinosylfuranosidase ArfA, producing the protein MRQASITFDRAFAIGDTDPRLFGAFVEHLGRCVYGGIYEPGHPTADKRGFRKDVLELVKELGPTIMRYPGGNFVSGYNWEDGVGPIKDRPARLDLAWFTTEPNSFGTNEFVDWCRAAKIEPMLAVNLGTRGGDAARNLVEYCNHPGGTAWSDLRIKHGWKKPHDIKFWCLGNEVDGPWQMEHKTATEYGRVAHEAAKMMRWIDPSIELAACGSSGRNMPTYGRWEDEVLEHTFDQVEFISLHTYFNNYASDTKAFLASPDLMDQFIEEVVAISDAVAARRRSDKRIMLSFDEWNVWYRTRRVRADRVKEGWPVAPPILEEIYSMEDALVFGGACISLLNHADRVKSACLAQLVNVIAPIMTETGGPAWRQTIFWPFAQMSRLGRGTVLKAIVKSESYAASYFDPRGKQDLFYPIDAPYLKVSVVCDDKGVSLFLLNRDLEQSVEVTIDARGFGKLKVAEATELRHADLKAVNSKEQPLKVKPATLKKVSTKPDSITLALQPASWNVIRLDS; encoded by the coding sequence ATGAGACAAGCCAGCATCACGTTCGACCGCGCCTTCGCCATCGGCGACACCGATCCGCGGCTCTTCGGCGCCTTCGTCGAGCATCTGGGCCGCTGCGTCTATGGCGGCATCTACGAGCCCGGCCACCCCACCGCCGACAAGCGCGGCTTCCGGAAGGACGTGCTCGAACTCGTCAAGGAACTCGGCCCGACGATCATGCGCTATCCGGGCGGCAATTTCGTCTCCGGCTACAACTGGGAGGACGGCGTCGGCCCAATCAAGGACCGGCCGGCGCGCCTCGACCTCGCCTGGTTCACCACCGAGCCCAACAGCTTCGGCACCAACGAGTTCGTGGACTGGTGCCGGGCGGCGAAAATCGAGCCCATGCTCGCCGTCAATCTCGGCACGCGCGGCGGCGACGCGGCGCGCAACCTCGTCGAATACTGCAACCATCCCGGCGGCACGGCCTGGTCGGATCTTCGCATCAAGCATGGCTGGAAGAAGCCGCACGACATCAAGTTCTGGTGCCTCGGCAACGAGGTCGACGGGCCCTGGCAGATGGAGCACAAGACCGCGACGGAATACGGCCGCGTCGCGCATGAGGCCGCAAAGATGATGCGCTGGATCGATCCGTCGATCGAGCTCGCCGCCTGCGGCTCCTCCGGGCGCAACATGCCGACCTATGGCCGCTGGGAAGACGAGGTGCTCGAGCACACATTCGACCAGGTCGAATTCATCTCGCTGCACACCTACTTTAACAACTATGCCAGCGATACGAAGGCCTTCCTCGCCAGCCCCGACCTGATGGACCAGTTCATCGAGGAGGTCGTCGCGATATCGGACGCGGTAGCGGCGCGGCGACGCTCCGACAAGCGCATCATGCTGAGCTTCGACGAATGGAACGTGTGGTACCGGACGCGGCGCGTGCGGGCCGACCGCGTCAAGGAAGGGTGGCCGGTGGCGCCGCCGATCCTTGAGGAAATCTACTCCATGGAGGACGCGCTGGTCTTTGGCGGCGCCTGCATTTCGCTTCTCAATCACGCCGATCGCGTGAAGAGCGCCTGCCTCGCACAGCTCGTCAACGTCATCGCGCCGATCATGACCGAAACCGGTGGCCCGGCCTGGCGCCAGACCATCTTCTGGCCCTTCGCGCAGATGAGCCGGCTCGGGCGCGGGACCGTGCTCAAGGCGATCGTCAAATCCGAAAGCTACGCCGCCTCCTATTTCGATCCCAGGGGCAAGCAGGATCTCTTCTATCCGATCGACGCGCCGTATCTGAAAGTGTCCGTGGTCTGCGACGACAAGGGAGTCTCGCTCTTCCTGCTCAATCGCGACCTCGAACAGAGCGTCGAGGTGACCATCGATGCGCGCGGCTTCGGCAAGCTCAAGGTCGCGGAAGCGACTGAACTGCGCCACGCCGACCTGAAGGCGGTCAACAGCAAGGAGCAGCCGCTCAAGGTCAAACCAGCCACATTGAAGAAGGTCTCGACGAAGCCCGACAGCATCACGCTGGCCTTGCAGCCCGCTTCGTGGAATGTGATCAGGCTGGACAGCTGA
- a CDS encoding ArsR/SmtB family transcription factor: MDESLPRLQRGPRGNRRDTSGAVKPRDLGFLVVNADRQYQVLRGLASPVRLRILRLLNRQGPKNINQIAEILGLPQSTIVTNVQVLEEAELISTSLGKATKGQQKVCAARYTEIVVNLDPDDPSRENNVVEVEMPLGLYTNSDVSAPCGLCSTERILGVLDVPELFLDPRRVQAALIWFGRGYVEYKFPNNAKVLNRKVETLEFEMEMSSEVPGTNSDWPSDISLWVNERKIGTWTCPGDYGDRRGAYTPHWWKLEGSQYGILTIWRITAEGTFLGERRLSDVTPAELDLDRHHSIKVRIGIHEKEGRPGGVNIFGRGFGNHNQDIKMRLHLHAMNALPHAWLTPSRLDTSETG; the protein is encoded by the coding sequence ATGGACGAGAGCCTGCCACGACTCCAGCGCGGCCCCCGCGGCAATCGCCGCGATACATCAGGGGCGGTCAAGCCGCGTGACCTGGGCTTCCTCGTCGTCAACGCCGACCGGCAATATCAGGTGCTGCGCGGCTTGGCCTCTCCGGTCAGGCTTCGCATCCTGAGGCTGCTCAACCGGCAGGGCCCGAAGAACATCAATCAGATCGCGGAGATACTCGGATTGCCGCAATCGACGATCGTGACCAACGTCCAGGTGCTGGAGGAGGCCGAGCTGATCTCGACCTCGCTCGGCAAGGCCACCAAGGGTCAGCAGAAGGTCTGCGCCGCGCGCTACACCGAGATCGTCGTCAATCTCGACCCTGACGATCCGAGCCGCGAGAACAACGTCGTCGAGGTCGAGATGCCGCTCGGGCTCTATACGAATTCGGACGTCTCCGCCCCATGCGGCCTATGCTCGACTGAGCGCATTCTCGGCGTGCTCGACGTGCCGGAACTGTTTCTTGATCCGCGCCGCGTGCAGGCGGCGCTGATCTGGTTCGGTCGCGGCTATGTCGAATACAAGTTCCCCAACAATGCGAAGGTCCTGAACCGAAAGGTCGAGACGCTCGAGTTCGAGATGGAGATGTCGTCGGAGGTGCCGGGGACCAATTCCGACTGGCCCTCGGACATCAGTCTGTGGGTCAACGAGCGCAAGATCGGAACCTGGACATGCCCCGGCGATTATGGAGACCGCCGCGGCGCCTACACACCGCACTGGTGGAAGCTGGAAGGGTCGCAATACGGCATCCTGACGATCTGGCGCATCACGGCCGAAGGCACGTTCCTCGGCGAGCGCAGACTCAGCGATGTCACGCCTGCGGAGCTCGACCTCGACCGGCACCACTCGATCAAGGTGCGCATCGGCATCCACGAAAAGGAGGGCAGGCCCGGCGGCGTCAACATTTTCGGCCGCGGCTTCGGCAATCACAACCAGGACATCAAGATGCGGCTGCATCTGCACGCGATGAACGCGCTTCCCCACGCCTGGCTCACGCCGAGCCGCTTGGACACCTCTGAAACGGGGTAG